The Streptomyces capitiformicae genome contains the following window.
GGATCCACTACCGCCACCTGGACCCGTTCATCATGATGGACCAGATGGGTGAGGTGGAGTACGCGCCGGGAGAGCCGAAGGGCACGCCCTGGCACCCCCACCGCGGCTTCGAGACCGTGACCTACATCATCGACGGGATCTTCGACCACCAGGACAGCCAGGGCGGTGGCGGGACCATCACCAACGGCGACACCCAGTGGATGACGGCCGGTTCCGGCCTGCTCCACATCGAGGCGCCGCCGGAGTCCCTCGTCATGTCCGGCGGGCTCTTCCACGGCATCCAGCTCTGGGTGAACCTCCCGGCCAAGGACAAGATGATGGCCCCCAGGTACCAGGACATCCGCGGCGGCCAGGTCCAGCTCCTCACCACCCCCGACGGCGGCGCGCTCCTCCGCGTCATCGCCGGTGAGCTGGACGGCCACCAGGGGCCGGGCATCACCCACACGCCGATCACCCTGCTCCACGCGACCGTGACGCCGGGCGCGGAGATCACGCTGCCGTGGCGCGAGGACTTCAACGCCCTCGCGTACGTCCTCGCCGGGCGCGGCACTGTCGGTGCGGACCGGCGGCCGATCCACATGGGACAGACGGCGGTCTTCGGCGCGGGCTCCTCGATCACCTTCCGCGCGGACGAGAAGCAGGACTCCAACGCGCCCGACCTGGAGATCGTGCTGCTGGGCGGAGAGCCGATCCGTGAGCCCATGGCCCACTACGGGCCGTTCGTCATGAACACCCGCGAGGAGCTGCAGCAGGCGTTCGAGGACTTCCAGAAGGGCCGGCTCGGGACGATCCCGGCGGTCCACGGGATGGCCGAGGGCGGTATCTGAGCCTGAGCGAGCCGAGGCTCCTGCCGGACCATGGGCGGGGGCCTCTTCGCTTCCGGCGGGTGCTTGAGTCCGGTACGGTGCGACGAGGCCCGAAGCCGCAACTTGGATTTGCGACTTCGGGCCTGTCTTACGAGGGCTGCACTGCGAGGTAGTGCGGGGTTCTACGGGTTACGGCAGCACGTACACCGGTGCCCCGTCCTCGGTGCAGCCCCTCTGCCGTACGCATCCCCGCTTCAGCAGCATCCGCAGGCAGTCGTTGACGCGCTCCTGCGACAGCCCCGTACGAGTGGAGATCTCCTCCAGGCGATAGCGGGCCTCACCGCGCACCAGCGCCGGGGCGAGACAGGCCGCGACCGCGTGGACATCCTCGGTGACGACCAGGTTCTTCGCCTTCCAGGTGGCGAGCAGGTCCTGGGGGGTGAGTTCCGGTTCTGGTTCCGGGGTCGAGTGGGAGCGGTTGGGGCGTCTGAGGGACTCGGCGATGTCCTGGAGGGCGTCGGCGATCCTGCTCTGGCTCTGGTTGAGCTGCTGCAGCAGATGGTTGCGGTCCTCCGTGAAGGCCGCGAGCATCTCGTCCGCCTCCAGGTTGCGTTGTTCGAGTCGCACGATCGCGTCGGCGACTTATTGGGGCATGACGTAGGCCGGGGGGCCGACGGCGGGGGTTTGGACGGGGGAGGGTTCGAGGGCGTAGGAGCCGTCGCGCTGGATGGTGGTGATGACGTCGGAGACCCACGCCTTGAAGGGTGCGCATTCCGGCTTGGTGCACCCGTTGACGAGCGCGACGAGGCCGCGCAGGTTCACCATCTTCATTGACTTTTGCAGCCTGTGATCTGCAAGTTTGCGTGAGGTGTCTACTGTATAGACGCCTTGTGCAATCTCACTCAGAGGCTTCGTGCAATCTGGCGCAACGTGCCAGCCGAGAGCCTGACGCGTGTTTGCGTAGCCGAGATTCGAGGCCACGTCGGCCGCCACGAACCAGTGCTCCCCGTCCGGGGTCGTAAGCCTCCGCATGCGCGCCCCGTGGCCGCGAACACGAAGTCGTTGATGTCGATGGCGTCCGGTCGCCGTGCCGCCGATTCGTCGGGCGGCGTGTTGTTCTGCTCGTACATCGAGCATCACCTCCGCCTCGGACGCTAGGCAGAGGGCGGAACAACTCGCGGGCATAGCAAGGATGTTCACCCTATAGTGGACAGCGGTATCGATTCTGTGACAAAGGGGGAGAGGGGCAGGTCCCCTCCGCCTGCCCCTCTCCCCCTTTGTCGCTCGGCCGAACGTCAAAGCCTGCTGTTGTCGCCCTTGTTGACGATGGTGGCCTTCTCGCAGTTCTTCCAGGTGAGTTTGTTGGGGCCCGCTCCGTGTCGCGCCACTCGCTGAACATGGCGTACGTGCCCGACTTGGTGAAGGTGTTGCCGCTCACCGTGTTGTCGCTGCTGCGGTCCCGGATGCGTACGGGGTCGCCGGAGACGCCCCGGGTACTTCGCGGCCACGTCCGGCGCCGACCAGCTCGGCTCGGCCAGGGCACCCAGGATCAGCGCGCTGCCGACCGCGGTGGTGACGAAGGCCTTCGGTACGGAACGGGTACGCGGGGCGTGCGTACGCATGGGGCAACTCCTCATCAGGTTGGTCGGGTGGGTGGGGTGCGGCCGGGCCTCCCCCGTGGGGCCGGCCGTCGCGACAGCAACCGAGCCTGGGCCGTGGGATCTTGTCCGGCAATGGCTTTCCGTGTCCGGGACAGACGGGCCGCTGTCCGGGCTGGTCGGCGGCTGGTCGGCGGCTGGTCGGCGGGCTGGTCGGCGGCTTGTCCGGGCGGTACGGGCGGTGCGGCTGGGGGCGCCCGACGTGGCCGGGACGAGGGTTGTCGGCCGCGACGGCCGGGATCACAATGACCGCATGGCGATCACGGGGGACGGCGAGAACGCCGACAACAGTCACAACAGCGACAACAGCGAACGCAGTGGAAACACCGGGGGGTTAGAACCGGGCGGCGCACGCACCGCAGCGGAGTACGTCGTCCTGTTGCGGCGGCTCAAGGAGCACAGCGGGTTCACCTTCCGGCAGTTGGAGCAGAAGGCCGCCGAGCGGGGTGACGTCCTGGCCCGCAGCACCCTCGCGGACGTACTGCGACGCGACGCGCTGCCCCGCGCGGAAGTCGTCGCCGCGCTCGTCCGGGCGTGCGGGGCCGGGAGGGACGAGTCCGCGTGGCTGGCGGCCAGGGAGCGGATCGCGTCCATGGGTGGGGCCGAGGGCGAGTCTTCGGATTCACCTGATTCACCTGATTCACCGGATTCTCCGGACTCCCCCGTGTCGTCCTCCGGCAGCTCCGACGCCTCCGGCAGCCGTATCCGTACCGCCTCCCTCGCCACCGTGGCCTCGCTCGGGACGGTCGCTCTGCTCGTCATCGGCGCGGTGGTGCTGTTGCCGCAGGACGGGGAGGCGCCGGCCACCGAGGGTGCGGGCGGCCAGGCGTCGGAGACGTCCACCCCGGTAGGACCCGGCCCCGCCCCCGGACTGTCCCGCATTCGCCCGGTGCGCGCCCCCGAACTGTGCCTGACCGAGGGGGAGGCGCGCGTCGAGAGCGGTGCGTCCAAGGTCGTGGCGGTACAGCGGCCGTGCAGCGAGGCCGTACCGCCGAAGACGTATCTGCTGAAGGCGGACGACGGGCTGTACCGCATCCAGTGGGACCACCCGGACCCGGCCAAGGGGAAGGGCTGCCTCACCCTCCTGACCGACGGGGAGTTCCGGCAGATGCTCGAACCTTGGAGCGACTGCCAGATCGGGGGATCTTCCCAACTCTTCCGTATCGAGCGGGCCGAGGGCACCGACGACGGCTGGCGACTGCGCCCCGAGCAGTCCGGCGACATGTGCGTCGGCATCCGCGGGAACGCCGACGAGGCGAACGCGGTGGCCGTGGCGGAGAACTGCGCGGAGAAGGGGACGGAGAAGGGGACGGATACGGTCGCCCCCGCGCAGGTGTTCCTCATCGGGCGAGGGTGACGGTCGGGCCATGGGCGCTGGAGGCGCGCAACTGCTCGCCGAGCTCGTGCGGCGCCAGATCCCCCTGGATGACCAACACCCTAGATGACCAATGCCCCGTCCGACCCGCCCGCCGGTGCCGCCTCCTGCAGCTCGAACCAGATGCTCTTGCCGTCGCCGCGCGGATCCACCCCCCAGGCGTCCGCGAGCATGTCCATGAGGACCAGGCCGCGGCCGGAAGAGGCCAGTTCGCCGGGGTGGCGCTTGTGCGGGAGGTCGTCGCTGGTGTCGGTCACCTCGATACGCATCCGGCGCTTGCCCCCTTCCCCGGTCATCTCGGCGACGAGCAGCGCGTCGGCGTCGGTGTGGACGAGGACGTTGGTGAGCATCTCGGAGACGAGGAGGACCGCGGAGTGGACCTGGTCGTCGCAGGTCCAGTCGTGCAGGAGCTCGCGGACCTGCTGGCGGGCCCCGGCGATGCGCTCGGGCTCGGCCTGGGCGACGGTCAGGGCGGTACGCCGTACGGGAGGCCGTACGACCGTGGTGTCGCCGCACCCGCAGCCCTCGCCCGCCCGGCACAGCAGCAGCATCGCGATGTCGTCCTCGCGCCGGTCGGCGAGCGGGCCGGGGGTGTGGTGCGAGGAGGGACCGTGCACGGCCTGGACCAGCACATCGGCCAGCGCCTCCAGCCGCCCCGGTTCCAGAAGGCCCGGCAACGGCTTCAGCCCACCGGACCTCATGCCACCGGATCCCAGGTCGTCGGATCCCAGGTCGTTGGAGCTCAGGCCGTCGGATCCCATGCCATCGGACCCCAGCCCGTCGCCCACGTTGCCGTTCGCGTCGTCGTTTGCGCTGCCGTCCCCGTCCTCCGCACTCGCGTCGAACCCCTCCAGGATTGTCCGGACGCGGCGCCAGCCCGTGTCGAGGTCGTGGCCGCCGGTCTCGATGAGGCCGTCGGTGCACAGGAGCATGGTCTCGCCGGGTTCCAGCACGAGCCGGGTGGTGGGGTAGTCGGCGTCGGGGTCGATGCCCAGCGGCAGGCCGCCCGCGGTCGTCCGGATCAGCACGGTGCCGTCGGCCATGCGGATCGCCGGGTCGAGGTGCCCGGCGCGGGCGATGTCCAGTACGCCGGTCACCGGGTCGACCTCGACGTACAGGCAGGTCGCGAAGCGCAGGTCGGTGAAGTCGGCGGCGGAGTCGTTGGTGACCCCGTGCAGGAAGCGCGAGGCGCGGGAGAGGACGGCGTCGGGGCGGTGGCCCTCGGAGGCGTAGGCGCGCAGGGCGATGCGGAGCTGGCCCATGAGCCCGGCGGCGCGTACGTCGTGGCCCTGGACGTCGCCGATGACCAGGGCGAAGCGGCCGCTCGGCAGGGCGATCATGTCGTACCAGTCGCCGCCGACCTGGAGTCCGCCGCCGGTGGGGACGTACCGCGCGGCGACGTTCATGCCGGGAATCTCGGGGCCGAGCGTGGGCAGCATCGTGCGCTGGAGTCCGTCGGTCAGCTCGCGTTCGGTCTCGGCGGCGCCCGCGCGGGACAGGGCCTGGGCGAGCATACGGGCGACGGTGGTCAGGACCGAGCGCTCGTCGGGCGTGAAGGTGACCGGATAGGTGAAGCCCGCCATCCACGCGCCCATGGTGCGGCCGGCGACGATCAGCGGCAGGAACGCCCAGGACTGGCGGCCGAACTGTTCGGCCAGCGGCCAGGAGGTGGGATAGCGGGCCTTGTACTCCTCGGGGGAGGAGAGGTAGACGGCGCGGCCGGTGCGGACCACCTCGGCAGCCGGGTAGTCCGTCTCCAAGGGCATGTGGAAGGCAGCCTCGTCGCCCTTCTTGTGCCCGTGGTGGCCTATGACGGTGAGGCGGTCGGCCTCCACCCCGAACACGGCGAGCCCGTCCGGGGAGATGCCCGGCATCGCCAGGCCCGCCGCTACCCGCAGCACTTCGTCCGTGGACCGCGCCTCGGCCAGCGCGCGCCCCGCGTCCAGCAGGAACGCCTCGCGTGAGCGCCGCCAGTCGCCGGTGACGGCGGGGGCGCGGGAGGCGGTCTTCGGCGAGGGCTCGGTGACCTCCTGGATGGTGCCGATCATCTCGACGGAGTCCCGGACCGGGTCGAACCTCGACTTGGATCGGCTGCGGAGCGTTCGGATCACCCGGCCCCGCTCGTCCATGACGCGGATCCGGACCTCGGCGATGGTGTCCTCGGCGCCCGCGAGCTGGACGACGGAGACGATCTCGTTCCAGTCGACGGGGTGGAGCCTCGCCCGGGCGTAGGCCTGGCTCAGCGTCGTCGGCTCCCCGGGCAGCCCCAGTAACCGGGCGGCTTCGGCGTCCACGGTGACGGCACCGGCAGCGCTGTCCCAGGTCCACAGCCCAGTCGCGAGGGCGGACAGGACGTCCTCCACGGTGGGTGGGGGCTCACCAGTGCGCATTGACCCACTCTAAGAACAGCTGATCGGACGGTGCCACCGAAGCGTAGTCGCTCCGCTGGGGGCGAGGTGGGGTTTTTGGGCGGTTGAGGGCTGTTGAGAATCCGCGGGTGCGTGGGGGTTCGTCGTGCCCACGCGGCGGAGCCGCACATCGATACAGCCCCGTGCCCCTTACGGGGCGCCCCGAGCGAGCCGGTCCCGGCCGGTACCCTGGTTTTGTTTCACGTGAAACACAGCCCGGAATCCCCGATCAGCGAAGACTGGATGAACGACGATGCATCGGTACAGGTCCCACACCTGCGGCGAGCTCCGCGCCTCTGACGTCGGCACCGACGTCCGGCTGAGCGGCTGGCTGCACAATCGGCGCGACCTGGGCGGCATCCTCTTCATCGATCTGCGCGACCACTACGGCATCACGCAGCTCGTCGCCCGTCCGGGCACCCCGGCGTACGAAGCGCTGGACAAGATCTCCAAGGAGTCGACCGTCCGCGTGGACGGCAAGGTCGTTTCACGTGGAACCGAGAACGTGAACCCCGAGCTGCCCACCGGCGAGGTCGAGGTCGAGGTCGGAGAGGTCGAGCTGCTCGGCGCGGCCGCCCCGCTCCCCTTCACCATCAACGCCGAGGACGGGGTCAACGAGGAGCGGCGCCTGGAGTACCGCTTCCTGGACCTGCGCCGCGAGCGCATGCACCGCAACATCATGCTGCGTACGGCGGTGATCTCCGCGATCCGTCACAAGATGACGGCGCTGGGCTTCAACGAGATGGCGACCCCGATCCTGTCCGCCACCTCGCCCGAGGGCGCCCGCGACTTCGTGGTCCCCTCCCGTCTCAACCCGGGCAAGTTCTACGCGCTCCCACAGGCCCCGCAGCAGTTCAAGCAGCT
Protein-coding sequences here:
- a CDS encoding helix-turn-helix domain-containing protein; translated protein: MAITGDGENADNSHNSDNSERSGNTGGLEPGGARTAAEYVVLLRRLKEHSGFTFRQLEQKAAERGDVLARSTLADVLRRDALPRAEVVAALVRACGAGRDESAWLAARERIASMGGAEGESSDSPDSPDSPDSPDSPVSSSGSSDASGSRIRTASLATVASLGTVALLVIGAVVLLPQDGEAPATEGAGGQASETSTPVGPGPAPGLSRIRPVRAPELCLTEGEARVESGASKVVAVQRPCSEAVPPKTYLLKADDGLYRIQWDHPDPAKGKGCLTLLTDGEFRQMLEPWSDCQIGGSSQLFRIERAEGTDDGWRLRPEQSGDMCVGIRGNADEANAVAVAENCAEKGTEKGTDTVAPAQVFLIGRG
- a CDS encoding pirin family protein, yielding MPAVTVENPLALPRVVAPADAVARPVLGVTTAPSGFEGEGFPVRRAFAGIHYRHLDPFIMMDQMGEVEYAPGEPKGTPWHPHRGFETVTYIIDGIFDHQDSQGGGGTITNGDTQWMTAGSGLLHIEAPPESLVMSGGLFHGIQLWVNLPAKDKMMAPRYQDIRGGQVQLLTTPDGGALLRVIAGELDGHQGPGITHTPITLLHATVTPGAEITLPWREDFNALAYVLAGRGTVGADRRPIHMGQTAVFGAGSSITFRADEKQDSNAPDLEIVLLGGEPIREPMAHYGPFVMNTREELQQAFEDFQKGRLGTIPAVHGMAEGGI
- a CDS encoding BRO-N domain-containing protein, which codes for MPASCSALCLASEAEVMLDVRAEQHAARRIGGTATGRHRHQRLRVRGHGARMRRLTTPDGEHWFVAADVASNLGYANTRQALGWHVAPDCTKPLSEIAQGVYTVDTSRKLADHRLQKSMKMVNLRGLVALVNGCTKPECAPFKAWVSDVITTIQRDGSYALEPSPVQTPAVGPPAYVMPQ
- a CDS encoding SpoIIE family protein phosphatase; translation: MRTGEPPPTVEDVLSALATGLWTWDSAAGAVTVDAEAARLLGLPGEPTTLSQAYARARLHPVDWNEIVSVVQLAGAEDTIAEVRIRVMDERGRVIRTLRSRSKSRFDPVRDSVEMIGTIQEVTEPSPKTASRAPAVTGDWRRSREAFLLDAGRALAEARSTDEVLRVAAGLAMPGISPDGLAVFGVEADRLTVIGHHGHKKGDEAAFHMPLETDYPAAEVVRTGRAVYLSSPEEYKARYPTSWPLAEQFGRQSWAFLPLIVAGRTMGAWMAGFTYPVTFTPDERSVLTTVARMLAQALSRAGAAETERELTDGLQRTMLPTLGPEIPGMNVAARYVPTGGGLQVGGDWYDMIALPSGRFALVIGDVQGHDVRAAGLMGQLRIALRAYASEGHRPDAVLSRASRFLHGVTNDSAADFTDLRFATCLYVEVDPVTGVLDIARAGHLDPAIRMADGTVLIRTTAGGLPLGIDPDADYPTTRLVLEPGETMLLCTDGLIETGGHDLDTGWRRVRTILEGFDASAEDGDGSANDDANGNVGDGLGSDGMGSDGLSSNDLGSDDLGSGGMRSGGLKPLPGLLEPGRLEALADVLVQAVHGPSSHHTPGPLADRREDDIAMLLLCRAGEGCGCGDTTVVRPPVRRTALTVAQAEPERIAGARQQVRELLHDWTCDDQVHSAVLLVSEMLTNVLVHTDADALLVAEMTGEGGKRRMRIEVTDTSDDLPHKRHPGELASSGRGLVLMDMLADAWGVDPRGDGKSIWFELQEAAPAGGSDGALVI